In Rosa chinensis cultivar Old Blush chromosome 1, RchiOBHm-V2, whole genome shotgun sequence, a genomic segment contains:
- the LOC112185864 gene encoding maltose excess protein 1, chloroplastic yields the protein MAKCLVVPHSYSYCYYRYGRNSSSNRNRKAPPQQLQLNSLAAGTLFSVATSSNSYTPLNLQRRRILSALESDVPHPLHQGSAKLKSSESFEQWDSWTAKFSGASNIPFLLLQMPQIILNAQNLMAGNKAALLAVPWLGMFTGLIGNLSLLSYFAKKREKEAIVVQTLGVVSLYTVFAQLSLAEAMPLPYFVITSIVVATGLILNFLNYFNFLNPGLWLFWEDFITVGGLSVLPQIMWSTFVPYIPSSIVPGALAFVVAVAAVIMARMGKLSSEGTKFVRSISGWTATLLFMWMPVSQMWTNFLNPDNIKGLSAVSMLLAMIGNGLMIPRALFIRDFMWFTGSSWASFFYGYGNIVALYWFNSISKEFFLAATAGLFLWIGMALWRDAVVYGYSSPLTSLKELVSGS from the exons ATGGCCAAGTGCTTAGTGGTGCCCCATTCCTATTCCTATTGCTACTATCGCTATGGGAGGAACTCTAGCAGCAACAGGAACAGGAAGGCACCTCCGCAACAACTTCAGCTCAATTCCTTGGCCGCCGGCACTCTCTTCTCCGTCGCCACCTCTTCAAACTCTTACACTCCCCTCAATTTGCAACGCCGCCGAATTCTCAGCGCTCTCGAGTCCGATGTTCCTCACCCTCTTCACCAG GGATCGGCGAAATTGAAGAGTAGTGAGAGTTTTGAGCAATGGGATTCATGGACAGCAAAGTTCTCTGGCGCATCCAATATTCCATTTCTGCTGCTGCAAATGCCTCAGATCATCCTGAATGCTCAAAATCTTATGGCTGGAAATAAAGCTGCTCTTTTGGCAGTCCCTTGGCTG GGAATGTTTACTGGTTTGATTGGAAACCTTTCGCTGCTTTCATATTTTGCAAAGAAGAGGGAGAAAGAGGCGATTGTGGTGCAAACATTGGGTGTAGTTTCCTTGTATACTGTATTTGCACAGCTCTCCTTGGCAGAAGCAATGCCACTACCATACTTTGTGATTACCTCCATCGTCGTGGCAACCGGtcttattttgaattttttgaattACTTTAATTTCCTCAATCCTGGACTCTGGCTCTTCTGGGAAGATTTTATTACTGTTGGTGGGCTGTCAGTTCTTCCCCAA ATTATGTGGTCTACATTTGTTCCATATATACCCAGCAGTATCGTGCCCGGAGCATTGGCTTTTGTTGTAGCTGTGGCAGCTGTAATTATG GCTCGAATGGGGAAACTCTCTTCAGAAGGAACCAAATTTGTTAGATCAATATCTGGATGGACAGCTACACTCCTCTTCATGTGGATGCCTGTTTCCCAAATG TGGACAAATTTCCTGAATCCTGACAACATCAAAGGCTTATCAGCTGTCTCAATGTTGCTTGCAATGATTGGAAATGGACTTATGATCCCTCGTGCTCTTTTTATTCGTGATTTTATGtg GTTCACAGGTTCTTCATGGGCTTCTTTCTTTTATGGATATGGGAATATTGTGGCCTTATATTG GTTTAACAGTATCAGCAAGGAGTTCTTCTTAGCAGCGACAGCTGGTTTGTTTTTATGGATAG GAATGGCTCTTTGGAGAGATGCTGTGGTGTATGGTTACAGCTCCCCTCTCACATCTTTAAAAGAGCTGGTTTCTGGATCCTAA
- the LOC112185912 gene encoding uncharacterized protein LOC112185912 isoform X1: MKPKTTGVPRSQKSKPFQGDGPNWVLIAGGALLSTLSIRLGYKLKQALDIKQQENASNGSGKSSDRRMPAGCHMHSNVYSFTQQDDGSCFNCISGTESMMEMKCLPNGQMLTESDGTLPLVTVPAPQFNKENGIIWASSPDRLEMPPKPFLHHSNCSDSPCVSDSGSDIFSKREVIQKLRQQLKRRDDMILEMQDQIVELQNSLNAQLSHSAHLQSQLDAANRDFFDSEREIQRLRKAIADHCVGHVSSNDKLAPATIWQSEVRNGHGNGCLDGENNLDASEKGRGGDGGRVEMLRREVGELKEVIDGKEYLLQNYKEQKAELSLKIKELQQRLDSQLPNIL, translated from the exons ATGAAACCAAAAACTACTGGTGTGCCTAGATCTCAGAAGTCGAAACCTTTTCAGGGTGATGGACCTAATTGGGTTCTTATTGCCGGCGGTGCCTTATTAAGTACGTTATCGATACGTCTTGGCTACAAACTGAAGCAAGCACTTGACATAAAACAGCAGGAGAATGCTAGTAATG GAAGTGGAAAATCCTCTGACAGAAGGATGCCTGCAGGTTGCCACATGCACTCAAATGTTTATTCCTTTACACAACAAGATGATGGCAGTTGCTTTAATTGCATTTCAG GAACTGAGAGCATGATGGAGATGAAGTGCCTGCCTAATGGCCAGATGCTGACTGAATCTGATGGAACCTTGCCTTTGGTGACGGTTCCAGCCCCTCAATTTAACAAGGAGAATGGCATCATCTGGGCATCTTCTCCTGATCGCCTTGAGATGCCTCCAAAGCCCTTCCTACACCATTCAAATTGCTCAGATTCTCCATGTGTTTCAGACTCTGGCTCTGACATCTTCAGTAAGCGGGAAGTAATACAAAAACTTAGGCAACAATTGAAGAGAAGAGATGACATGATCCTAGAGATGCAGGATCAGATTGTAGAGTTGCAGAATTCACTGAATGCTCAGCTGTCACATTCTGCCCATTTGCAATCACAGCTTGATGCAGCAAATAGGGACTTTTTTGATTCTGAGAGAGAAATCCAAAGGCTTAGGAAGGCGATTGCAGATCATTGTGTGGGACATGTGAGCTCCAACGACAAACTAGCCCCGGCAACTATATGGCAATCTGAAGTAAGAAACGGTCATGGAAATGGGTGTCTTGATGGGGAAAACAATCTTGATGCCTCAGAAAAAGGAAGAGGGGGGGATGGAGGGAGGGTTGAAATGCTGAGGAGGGAAGTAGGAGAATTGAAGGAAGTGATAGATGGAAAGGAGTACTTGCTGCAGAACTACAAGGAGCAGAAAGCAGAGCTCTCACTGAAAATCAAAGAGTTGCAGCAGAGACTAGATTCTCAACTTCCCAATATTTTGTAG
- the LOC112185873 gene encoding pentatricopeptide repeat-containing protein At5g14770, mitochondrial, which yields MNMMRQLLKKQAKTSPLFLARSLSSSSSHSFGKPFFAPQNYYYSIPPSKTHLYSSFFCTLIHLYLACGRFPDASHAFFSMRSHGLVPVLPLWNRLLHHFSASGLSSQVSLLYSEMLSCGVVPSLFTRNILIHSFCKVGNLSLALHFLRNNTQIDTVSYNTLIWGFSQQGMPYQAFGFLSQMLRRAIFIDSYTCNLLVNGFCRIGLVDYAEWVMDNLVSGGITQDVVGFNTLIAGYCKAGQVSRALELIERMERDGLLPDTVTYNTLVHGFCHVGDFVNAKSTIHNILTSQGNEDGPHNERDRDQNWTGSMNFRPNVITLTTLISAYSKHQGLEEALSLYEEMVMNGIFPDVVTYSSIIYGLCKHGRLSEAKVLLREIEKMGVNPNNVSFTTLVDSLFKAGSSREALILQGQMVVRGLVFDLVICTALMAGLFKVGKVGEAKDLFRTISNLSLVPNCITYSALINGHCNSGDMGGAEAILREMEDKHVFPNIITYSSLIKGYMKKGMIGDAIGLLRKMVQKNVLPNVFVYAILIDGCFKAGKQEFALDLYNEMKIRGLEDNSFIFDAFVNNMKKCRRMEQAEGLIMDMTSEGLFLDRVNYTSLMDGFFKVGKESIALNLFQEMVEKNIGFDVVSYNVLINGLLRLGKYEVKSVYTGMRELGVAPDCVTYNTLIIAFCREGDTENAFELWNEMKGQGFILNSFTCNILIGGLCEEDKIEKAMDVLNEMVAVGSLPTSVTHRLLLDASSKSRRVDPILQMHQKLVSMGLDLDHDVYNNLITILCRLGMTRKATTVLEEMTGRGFLADTITYNALIRGYGMSSHLKRAFATHSKMLAEGVSPNIETYNILLGVLSGAGLMTKADELFSEMKNIGFLPNASTYDILVSGYGKIGNKKEAIRRYCEMVSKSFVPNTSTYNVLISDFAKVGKMSQARELMNEMQARGACPNSSTYSILICGWCKLSKQPEVEKKLRKSYRAEAKRLLAEMNEKGYVPGESTLSSISSTFARPGKKADAQRLLKELYISKNI from the coding sequence ATGAATATGATGCGCCAGCTTTTGAAGAAGCAAGCCAAGACTAGTCCACTTTTCCTGGCTCGATCTTTGAGTTCCTCCTCGTCCCACTCATTTGGCAAGCCATTCTTTGCTCCCCAAAACTACTACTACTCCATCCCACCATCCAAGACTCACCTCTATTCATCCTTCTTTTGCACCCTTATACACCTCTACTTGGCCTGCGGCAGATTCCCCGATGCTTCCCACGCCTTCTTCTCTATGCGAAGTCATGGCCTCGTTCCTGTTCTGCCTCTTTGGAATCGGCTTCTTCACCATTTCAGTGCCTCTGGTTTGTCTTCTCAGGTATCCCTTCTCTACTCTGAGATGCTCTCCTGTGGGGTTGTGCCTAGTCTTTTCACCCGCAACATATTGATTCACTCTTTCTGCAAAGTCGGAAACTTGAGTCTGGCACTGCATTTCTTAAGAAATAATACTCAAATTGATACTGTTTCCTATAACACTCTCATTTGGGGCTTCTCCCAACAAGGAATGCCTTATCAAGCTTTTGGATTTTTGTCTCAAATGCTGCGGAGGGCTATATTCATAGATTCTTATACTTGCAATTTACTAGTTAACGGGTTTTGCCGAATTGGCCTAGTAGACTATGCAGAATGGGTTATGGACAATTTGGTCAGTGGTGGAATTACTCAGGATGTTGTAGGTTTTAACACCTTGATTGCTGGATATTGCAAAGCTGGACAAGTTAGCCGTGCACTCGAGTTAATTGAGAGAATGGAGAGGGATGGTCTTCTTCCTGATACTGTTACTTATAATACTCTTGTTCATGGGTTTTGTCACGTGGGGGATTTTGTAAATGCCAAGAGTACAATACATAACATTTTGACATCTCAAGGAAACGAAGACGGCCCTCATAATGAGAGAGACCGTGATCAGAACTGGACTGGCAGTATGAATTTTAGACCAAATGTTATAACTCTCACCACTCTCATTAGCGCTTACAGTAAGCATCAAGGACTTGAAGAGGCTCTTTCTCTGTATGAGGAAATGGTTATGAATGGCATTTTCCCGGATGTTGTTACTTATAGCTCCATTATATATGGTCTTTGCAAGCATGGGAGGCTGTCAGAAGCCAAAGTGCTCTTAAGGGagatagagaaaatgggtgtAAATCCTAATAATGTCTCCTTCACTACCCTCGTGGATTCTTTGTTTAAGGCAGGCTCTTCTAGGGAAGCTCTCATCCTTCAAGGCCAAATGGTGGTTCGCGGCCTAGTTTTTGATTTAGTAATTTGCACTGCTTTGATGGCTGGACTGTTTAAAGTTGGTAAAGTCGGCGAGGCTAAGGACCTGTTTCGAACAATTTCAAATCTCAGCTTAGTTCCAAACTGTATCACCTATTCTGCTTTGATAAATGGGCATTGCAATTCAGGAGACATGGGCGGTGCAGAAGCAATACTTAGAGAAATGGAAGATAAACATGTTTTCCCCAATATTATCACTTATTCTTCTCTCATAAAGGGTTATATGAAGAAAGGAATGATTGGTGATGCTATTGGTTTATTGAGGAAGATGGTGCAAAAAAATGTATTGCCAAATGTTTTTGTGTATGCAATACTAATTGATGGGTGTTTTAAGGCAGGTAAACAGGAATTTGCCCTTGATCTCTACAATGAAATGAAAATTAGAGGATTGGAGGACAACAGTTTCATATTTGATGCTTTTGTGAACAACATGAAAAAGTGCAGACGGATGGAACAAGCTGAGGGATTAATTATGGATATGACTTCTGAGGGCTTGTTTCTTGACCGTGTTAACTACACATCTCTGATGGATGGCTTCTTTAAAGTGGGAAAAGAGTCAATTGCTCTCAACTTGTTCCAAGAAATGGTGGAGAAAAATATAGGGTTTGATGTTGTTTCATACAATGTCTTGATAAATGGTCTGTTGCGGCTTGGGAAATATGAAGTCAAATCTGTCTATACTGGAATGAGAGAGTTGGGAGTGGCTCCCGACTGTGTCACGTACAATACCCTGATTATTGCATTCTGCAGAGAGGGTGACACTGAAAATGCTTTTGAACTTTGGAATGAGATGAAGGGTCAAGGGTTCATTTTAAATTCATTCACTTGTAACATTCTGATAGGAGGGCTTTGTGAAGAAGATAAGattgaaaaagcaatggatgtcTTAAATGAAATGGTGGCTGTGGGTTCTCTCCCTACCTCAGTTACTCATAGGCTTCTGCTTGATGCTTCTTCAAAGAGTAGAAGAGTAGATCCAATTTTGCAAATGCATCAGAAGCTTGTAAGTATGGGGCTTGACCTCGATCATGATgtttataataatctcatcactATCTTATGTAGGCTGGGAATGACCAGGAAGGCCACTACAGTATTAGAAGAGATGACTGGAAGAGGATTTTTAGCTGATACCATTACTTACAATGCCCTTATACGTGGATATGGTATGAGCAGCCATCTAAAAAGGGCTTTTGCTACACACTCAAAGATGCTGGCTGAGGGAGTTTCTCCAAATATTGAAACGTACAATATTCTTTTAGGGGTCCTTTCAGGTGCTGGTTTGATGACAAAGGCAGATGAATTATTTAGTGAAATGAAGAACATAGGCTTTCTTCCTAATGCTTCCACATATGATATATTGGTTTCCGGCTATGGTAAGATTGGAAATAAGAAGGAAGCCATAAGGCGTTATTGTGAAATGGTAAGCAAAAGTTTTGTTCCCAATACTAGCACCTACAATGTGCTTATTAGTGATTTTGCTAAGGTGGGAAAGATGAGCCAAGCTAGGGAGCTTATGAATGAGATGCAGGCAAGGGGTGCCTGTCCTAATTCTTCAACATACAGCATACTAATCTGTGGCTGGTGTAAGCTATCAAAGCAGCCAGAGGTGGAGAAGAAGTTGCGAAAGTCATACCGAGCTGAGGCAAAGAGATTATTAGCCGAGATGAATGAGAAAGGGTATGTTCCAGGTGAAAGTACCCTTTCATCTATCAGTTCTACCTTTGCTAGACCAGGAAAGAAGGCTGATGCTCAGAGGCTATTAAAGGAACTGTACATCAGCAAGAACATATGA
- the LOC112185912 gene encoding uncharacterized protein LOC112185912 isoform X2, which translates to MKPKTTGVPRSQKSKPFQGDGPNWVLIAGGALLSTLSIRLGYKLKQALDIKQQENARSGKSSDRRMPAGCHMHSNVYSFTQQDDGSCFNCISGTESMMEMKCLPNGQMLTESDGTLPLVTVPAPQFNKENGIIWASSPDRLEMPPKPFLHHSNCSDSPCVSDSGSDIFSKREVIQKLRQQLKRRDDMILEMQDQIVELQNSLNAQLSHSAHLQSQLDAANRDFFDSEREIQRLRKAIADHCVGHVSSNDKLAPATIWQSEVRNGHGNGCLDGENNLDASEKGRGGDGGRVEMLRREVGELKEVIDGKEYLLQNYKEQKAELSLKIKELQQRLDSQLPNIL; encoded by the exons ATGAAACCAAAAACTACTGGTGTGCCTAGATCTCAGAAGTCGAAACCTTTTCAGGGTGATGGACCTAATTGGGTTCTTATTGCCGGCGGTGCCTTATTAAGTACGTTATCGATACGTCTTGGCTACAAACTGAAGCAAGCACTTGACATAAAACAGCAGGAGAATGCTA GAAGTGGAAAATCCTCTGACAGAAGGATGCCTGCAGGTTGCCACATGCACTCAAATGTTTATTCCTTTACACAACAAGATGATGGCAGTTGCTTTAATTGCATTTCAG GAACTGAGAGCATGATGGAGATGAAGTGCCTGCCTAATGGCCAGATGCTGACTGAATCTGATGGAACCTTGCCTTTGGTGACGGTTCCAGCCCCTCAATTTAACAAGGAGAATGGCATCATCTGGGCATCTTCTCCTGATCGCCTTGAGATGCCTCCAAAGCCCTTCCTACACCATTCAAATTGCTCAGATTCTCCATGTGTTTCAGACTCTGGCTCTGACATCTTCAGTAAGCGGGAAGTAATACAAAAACTTAGGCAACAATTGAAGAGAAGAGATGACATGATCCTAGAGATGCAGGATCAGATTGTAGAGTTGCAGAATTCACTGAATGCTCAGCTGTCACATTCTGCCCATTTGCAATCACAGCTTGATGCAGCAAATAGGGACTTTTTTGATTCTGAGAGAGAAATCCAAAGGCTTAGGAAGGCGATTGCAGATCATTGTGTGGGACATGTGAGCTCCAACGACAAACTAGCCCCGGCAACTATATGGCAATCTGAAGTAAGAAACGGTCATGGAAATGGGTGTCTTGATGGGGAAAACAATCTTGATGCCTCAGAAAAAGGAAGAGGGGGGGATGGAGGGAGGGTTGAAATGCTGAGGAGGGAAGTAGGAGAATTGAAGGAAGTGATAGATGGAAAGGAGTACTTGCTGCAGAACTACAAGGAGCAGAAAGCAGAGCTCTCACTGAAAATCAAAGAGTTGCAGCAGAGACTAGATTCTCAACTTCCCAATATTTTGTAG
- the LOC112185893 gene encoding probable folate-biopterin transporter 7, with protein MVLLTSSEAKIRKVLGLGYWVQGFRCFPWLAVNFFLKDGLQVDSSTLQLLQNSANLPMVGKPLYGLVSDAIYIAGQHRIPYLALGAFLQAVSWLAIAILSQSGISISAMTLYLLLSNLGASIAEVANDAIVAEAGKQPASSKNPQPSSSGELQSFVWMSSAVGGILGFLLGGIAIDRYAPQKMFLFYGFLLSVQFFISILVKESSMNLPKRRSDVGIREKLSELSIALRKPEIAYSITWFAASYAIIPSLTGTMFFYQTQYLNIDSSVLGISKVFGQAAMLLWSVIYNRHLKPVTPRKLISAIQVTMALFMISDALFANGFYRNMGLSDNFYIVIFSGLSEVLLFIKILPFSILVAKLCPPGCEGSLMAFVMSAIAVALIMSGYLGIALASYVGITGNDFSGLPLALLIQAFLTLLPLYWSSCIPILESEPDHVKAKPSSKKE; from the exons ATGGTATTGTTGACGTCGTCGGAGGCGAAGATCCGGAAGGTGTTGGGATTGGGATACTGGGTGCAGGGCTTCAGGTGCTTCCCATGGTTGGCCGTCAACTTCTTCCTTAAGGACGGACTCCAAGTGGACTCCTCCACTCTCCAGCTCCTCCAGAACTCCGCCAATCTACCCATGGTCGGAAAGCCCCTTTACGGTCTCGTTTCCGACGCCATCTACATTGCTGGCCAGCACCGCATTCCCTATCTCGCCCTTGGCG CGTTCTTACAAGCAGTGTCATGGTTGGCTATAGCAATCCTCTCCCAATCAGGCATCTCAATTAGCGCTATGACCCTATATCTCCTCCTCAGTAATTTGGGTGCTTCAATTGCTGAGGTTGCCAATGATGCCATTGTTGCAGAGGCAGGAAAACAGCCTGCTTCCTCCAAAAATCCACAACCATCATCCTCGGGCGAGCTTCAGTCTTTTGTTTGGATGTCTTCAGCAGTGGGTGGAATCCTAGGATTTCTCCTAGGTGGTATTGCCATCGACAGATATGCTCCCCAGAAGATGTTCCTGTTCTATGGCTTTCTCCTCAGTGTTCAGTTTTTCATAAGCATTCTTGTCAAGGAGAGCTCTATGAACCTTCCCAAGAGAAGATCTGATGTTGGAATCCGAGAGAAGCTTTCCGAGCTGTCAATTGCATTAAGAAAACCTGAGATTGCTTACTCAATTACATGGTTTGCAGCATCATATGCCATTATTCCATCATTAACAGGCACGATGTTCTTTTACCAGACACAATATTTGAATATTGACTCATCGGTGTTGGGAATCTCAAAGGTGTTTGGCCAGGCGGCAATGCTTCTATGGAGTGTCATCTATAATCGTCACCTGAAACCGGTAACACCGAGGAAACTAATTTCAGCCATTCAGGTTACCATGGCTTTATTTATGATTTCTGATGCGTTGTTTGCAAATGGGTTTTACCGGAATATGGGGCTGTCAGACAATTTTTACATCGTTATATTTTCTGGCCTCTCAGAGGTTCTCTTGTTTATTAAGATTCTGCCCTTCAGCATTCTTGTAGCCAAGCTCTGCCCACCGGGATGCGAGGGATCTCTAATGGCATTTGTAATGTCTGCAATAGCAGTTGCGTTGATTATGAGCGGATATCTAGGTATTGCGCTTGCATCTTATGTTGGGATCACAGGAAATGATTTTTCAGGGCTTCCGCTTGCCCTCCTAATACAAGCATTTCTCACACTCTTGCCACTCTATTGGTCATCATGTATCCCTATCCTTGAATCGGAACCTGATCATGTAAAAGCAAAACCGAGTAGCAAGAAGGAATAG
- the LOC112185903 gene encoding probable E3 ubiquitin-protein ligase bre1 has protein sequence MEEAKAMAQHQQQQQQLLLQQQQQHQQQQQQQHQQQQHQQQHQQQQQQQQQLLLLHQLQRQQQQAQQAAAISRFPSNIDAHLRPLRALNLQPNQISNPNPNPNPTPNPNPNPNSVLPNLQQNPNENPQQQPQQQQQQRAIRPGNQAELQMAYQDAWRVCHPDFKRPFSSLEDACERLLPYHVVADYEAEEDDRILDSDTTGMMPSRSQQWDHNISAKVAEFTATFEKQALAFNIISRKRTFGEFRSEERLMIEQALCQEEKRACLELRAELDSREKARMAAIVQAEQARVESQTHAEMLARAPIRASALGAQGNDVPIGHDMRVQEHGANPEEMINGWGNSMQRDEKEPSEDFLNDEETENGSTGMQDGWREVGEFDLNTR, from the exons atggaaGAAGCGAAAGCAATGGCTCAacatcagcagcagcagcagcagctattgttacagcagcaacaacagcatcagcaacagcagcagcagcaacatcaGCAGCAGCAACATCAGCAACAGCatcagcagcaacaacaacaacaacaacagttaTTACTTTTACATCAATTACAAAGACAACAGCAACAGGCGCAACAGGCCGCTGCCATTTCTCGTTTCCCTTCCAACATCGATGCTCACTTGCGCCCACTCCGAGCCCTCAATCTCCAACCTAACCAAATCTCCAAccccaaccctaaccctaaccctacccCCAACCCCAACCCTAACCCCAATTCTGTTCTTCCCAATCTCCAACAAAATCCTAATGAGAACCCGCAGCAACAGCCccaacagcagcagcaacagaGGGCGATCCGTCCTGGTAACCAGGCCGAGCTGCAAATGGCGTACCAGGACGCCTGGCGGGTCTGCCATCCGGATTTCAAGCGTCCCTTCTCTTCTCTCGAAGACGCATGTGAAAG GTTACTGCCTTACCATGTGGTGGCAGATTATGAGGCTGAAGAGGATGACCGAATCCTTGACTCTGACACTACAGGCATGATGCCATCTCGCTCTCAGCAGTGGGATCACAACATTTCTGCAAAAGTTGCTGAGTTTACAGCAACGTTTGAGAAACAGGCACTGGCCTTCAACATTATCTCCCGCAAGCGTACTTTTGGGGAATTTAGATCAGAAGAGAGACTTATGATTGAGCAAGCTCTTTGCCAAGAAGAAAAACGAGCATGTCTGGAATTAAGAGCAGAGCTTGATTCAAGAGAAAAAGCTCGAATGGCAGCGATTGTTCAGGCAGAGCAAGCTCGGGTTGAGTCACAAACACATGCCGAAATGTTGGCTCGGGCCCCAATAAGGGCAAGTGCACTTGGGGCTCAAGGCAATGATGTCCCGATTGGTCATGATATGAGAGTACAGGAACACGGGGCTAACCCAGAAGAGATGATAAATGGATGGGGAAATAGTATGCAAAGAGATGAGAAAGAACCATCTGAAGATTTTCTAAATGACGAGGAGACTGAGAATGGATCTACTGGCATGCAGGATGGCTGGCGTGAAGTTGGAGAATTTGATTTGAACACACGTTAA
- the LOC112185890 gene encoding probable 37S ribosomal protein S5, mitochondrial produces the protein MSKSQAFSWSRLIFNQAINKTRNAPLPFISSTLPHLLRSSGQTHYYSTVSDRVVRDLLAEVEREKQREREQRKRAGLDTKDIDQEDEEDYMRVTPLIDKLEKEKLKATGDLNSYEEPTDSDSDDDDERFTPDAVKKRFDEFQRKFTRHEELLKNFTQAETLDDAFKWMNKIDKFEQKHFRLRPEYRVIGELMNRLKVAEGKDKFILQHKLNRAMRLLQWKEAYDPNDPANYGVIQEQLEPSFDVLEDAGFEKEKKIIRGVDDDDDEEFNDMKEKDDILLEKLNAIDKKLEEKLAELDHTFGKKGKVLEEEIRDLAEERNDLTEKKRRPLYRKGFDVRLIDVNRTCKVTKGGQVVKYTAILVCGNYHGVAGYAKAKGPAVPLALQKAYEKCFQNLHYVERHEEHTIAHAIQTTYKKTKVYLWPAPTRTGMKAGRTVETILNLAGFNNVKSKVVGSRNPHNTVKAVFKALNAIETPKDVQEKFGRTVVEKSLVS, from the exons atgtCCAAATCGCAAGCGTTCTCGTGGTCGCGTCTCATCTTCAATCAAGCAATCAACAAAACCCGCAACGCCCCACTCCccttcatctcctccaccttACCACACTTGCTCAGGTCCTCTGGGCAGACCCATTACTATTCCACAGTATCAGACAGAGTAGTCCGAGACCTTCTGGCCGAGGTCGAGAGAGAAAAGCAGAGAGAAAGGGAACAGAGGAAAAGGGCTGGTCTCGACACCAAAGACATTGACCAAGAAGATGAGGAGGACTACATGCGTGTCACTCCATTGATAGACAAGCTTGAGAAGGAGAAGCTCAAGGCCACTGGGGATCTCAATTCCTATGAGGAGCCCACCGATTCGGATAGTGACGACGACGACGAGCGCTTTACTCCCGATGCCGTCAAGAAGAGGTTTGATGAGTTTCAGAGGAAGTTCACGCGACACGAGGAATTGCTCAAGAATTTCACACAGGCTG AGACACTTGATGATGCTTTTAAATGGATGAATAAAATTGACAAGTTTGAGCAAAAGCATTTCCGGCTTCGCCCTGAATATAGAGTCATTGGTGAATTGATGAACCGTCTAAAAGTAGCTGAGGGCAAGGATAAATTCATTCTGCAGCACAAACTAAACAGGGCTATGCGATTGCTGCAGTGGAAGGAAGCCTATGATCCAAACGATCCTGCCAACTATGGAGTCATTCAGGAACAACTGGAGCCCTCATTTGATGTTCTAGAAGATGCtggatttgaaaaagaaaaaaaaattattcgaggagttgatgatgatgatgatgaagaattcAATGACATGAAGGAGAAAGATGACATACTATTAGAGAAGCTAAATGCTATTGACAAGAAACTTGAAGAGAAGCTAGCAGAGTTGGATCATACTTTTGGAAAGAAGGGAAAGGTTCTAGAGGAAGAGATCAGAGATCTAGCAGAGGAAAGAAATGATTTgacggagaagaagagaagacctCTCTATAGGAAA GGTTTCGATGTTAGATTAATTGATGTGAACCGGACTTGTAAAGTTACAAAG GGAGGACAAGTGGTCAAATACACTGCTATATTAGTTTGTGGAAACTATCATGGTGTTGCAGGTTATGCTAAAGCAAAAGGTCCAGCTGTCCCCCTCGCCCTCCAGAAG GCATATGAGAAATGCTTTCAGAATCTCCACTATGTAGAACGACATGAGGAGCATACAATTGCGCATGCAATACAAACtacatataaaaaaacaaag GTTTATCTCTGGCCTGCACCCACCAGGACGGGTATGAAAGCAGGAAGAACTGTCGAAACCATTCTAAACTTGGCAGGTTTCAATAATGTCAAGTCTAAG GTTGTTGGTTCAAGGAATCCTCATAATACAGTGAAGGCTGTTTTCAAAGCCCTTAATGCG ATTGAAACGCCCAAGGATGTTCAAGAAAAGTTTGGACGCACTGTTGTTGAGAAGTCCCTCGTATCGTAG